GTCGCGCTGCAGATCGCACTTGGCGCGGCGATGGTGACGGGCCACTACGTCACGGCGGTGCGCTCGCTGCACCAGGCCAACGGCGTGGCGCTCTGGCTCACGACGTTCGTGATGGCGTACCTCGCGCGGATCGCGGCGGGACGCACCGTGCCGGCGTGGGCGGACGAGGACGCCGAACTGGTGCGGCGCGCGCGTGCGGGCGGGGCCGTGGCGCCGGCGGCCGCATGACGGGGATCGCCGTCGCGCGGGAGGGCGCGCTGGCGGAGGCCGCGCGCGGGCGCGACGTGCCGCTCGCCAAGGACCTGCTGGCGCTGACGAAGCCGCGGATCATCTCGCTCCTGCTCGTCACGACGGTCGCGCCGATGTACGTGGCGGGGCGCCCGTCGTGGTGGACGGTGCTCGCGGTGACGTTAGGCGGCTACCTGATGGCGGGCGGCGCGAACGCGGTCAACATGTACCTCGACCGCGACATCGACGACGTGATGGCGCGCACGCGGCTGCGCCCGATCCCGAGCGGGCGGATGACCCCGCAGGCGGTGCTCGCGTTCGGGGTGCTCTGCGCGACGACGGCCACGTGGCTCCTCGCGCACGCGGTGAACGTGCTCACCGCGGGGCTCGCGCTCGCGGGGTTCTACTTCTACGTCTTCGTCTACACGCGCTGGCTCAAGCGGACGAGCCCGCACAACATCGTCATCGGCGGGGCGGCGGGCGCGTTCCCGCCGCTCGTCGGCTGGGCCGCGGCGACGGGGCGCGTGGAGCTCGCGGCCGTGTACCTGTTCCTCATCGTCTTCTACTGGACGCCGCCGCACTTCTGGGCGCTGGCCCTCATGAAGCAGCACGACTACGGGCGCGCGGGGGTGCCGATGGCGCCGCTCGTCTGGGGCGAGCGCGAGACGATGGCGCAGATGCTCTGGTACACGGTGGTCCTCGTCGCGCTGAGCGTGCTGCCGGTGTGCTTCGGCGCGTTCGGCCTGGTCTACCTCGCGAGCGCGCTCGTGCTCGGCGGGCTGCTGCTCTGGGGCGTGCTGGAGGTGCGCGCGCTCGCGCGCCGCGGCGAGCCGTGGGGGCCGCGGGCGTGGTGGACGTACAAGTACTCGCTGCTCTACCTCGCGCTGCTCTTCGTGGCGATGGCGGTCGACCGGGCGGTGTGAGGCGCGGGGGCGGGCGGCCGGAGCAGGCCGCCGCCGAGCGGTGTAGCACCGGTGCCGGTCTGGAAGCTGTGTCATCCTGAGCGCAGCGAAGGATCGCCGTGTGCGGCGACGCGATCCTTCGCTGCGCTCAGGATGACAGCCGCCGTCATACACCGCGCGCCGGGCGCCGTCGCCCCGACTTCCCGCCCCCTCATGCCCTACGACCCGACCCCGCCCGACGCCTCCGACACGCTCGACGTCCAGCTCCAGGGCGCGGGCGACGAGCCCGAGACCGTGCTCCGCCTCTCGCGCCCGCGCGACGGCGTGGTGCGCGTCGCCGAGTTCCCGGCGTTAGGCGCGCCCGCGGAGTACGAGGCGCCGGCGGCCGAGGTGCTGGCGCGCGTGGGGCGCGTCGCGCGGGCGCGGCGGCGGGTCGGGGTGGAGCTGTACGCGGTGCGGCGGTGGCTCGGGGCGTGAGCGCCCGCGCCCGGCACGCCGCGGTGATTTGTTAGGCACCTTCTGCTGGTATGACTGAAGCCGCATCCTCCCCCAAACGCCGCCTCGCCTCGCCGCGCCCCCTCGCGCGGCTCGCGCCGCTGCTGCGCCCGTACGCCGGCCGGCTCGCCGTCGCGCTCGTCTGCCTGGTCGTCGCGGCGGTCGCGGGGCTGGCGTTCCCCGCCGTCGTGCGCTGGCTGCTGGACGCGGCCTTCGTCGCGCGCGACCGGGCGCTGCTCGACCGCATGGCGCTCGGCCTCGTCGTCGTCTTCGCGGTGCAGGGCGTCTGCAACTACGTGCAGGTGCTGCTGCTGAGCGGCACGGCCGAGCGGGTGTTGGCGGAGCTGCGGGGGGCGCTGTTCGCGCACCTCGTGCGGCTCTCGCCCGCGTTCTACACCGAGCGGCGCACGGGCGAGCTGACGAGCCGGCTCTCGGCCGACCTCACCTCGCTGCAGACGCTCATGAACACGTGGGTGTCGGAGTTCGCGCGGCAGGTGCTCTTCTTGGTCGGCGGCGCGGTGCTGCTCACGCGCACGGACCCGCACCTCACGCTGACCACGCTCGCCGTCGCGCCGGTCGTCGTCGCGGTCGCGGTCGTCTACGGGCGCGCACTGCGGAAGGCGAGCACGGGGGTGCAGGACCGGCTGGCCGCGGCGGGCGCGCTCGCGGACGAGGCGTTCTCGCAGATCCGCACGGTGCAGAGCTTCGTGCGCGAGGCGGAGGAGGCGCGGCGCTACGACGCGCTGTTAGGCGGGATCGTGAGCGCCGCGCTCGCCCGGGTGCGGGTGCGGGCGGCGTTCTTCGGGGTCGTCGGGTTCGTCGCCTTCGCCGGCGTCGCCGCGGTGCTGTGGGAAGGCGGCCGGCGCGTGCTCGACGGCTCGCTCACGGCCGGCGCGCTCGTCTCGTTCCTCTTCTACGCGTTCTTCATCGCCGCGGCGGTGGGCTCGCTCGCGTCGCTGTTCGGCAACTTCCAGGAGGCGATCGGCGCGGCGCAGCGCGTCTTCGAGCTGCTGAACGAGCGCCCGACGGTGGCCGAGCCGGAGCGGCCGGTGCCGCTCCCGGCGGGGCCGGGCGCGCGGGGCGCGGTCGCGTTCGAGGGGGTGCACTTCCGCTACGGGCCGGAACTGCCCGAGGTGCTGCACGGGGTGACGCTGCGCGCGGCGCCGGGCGAGGTGGTCGCGCTGGTCGGGCGCTCGGGGGCCGGCAAGACGACGATCGGCTCGCTGCTGCCGCGCTTCTGGGACGTCACGGGCGGGCGCGTGACGCTCGGCGGGGTCGACGTGCGCGACCTTGCGTTAGGCGAGCTGCGCGGCGCGGTGGGTCTGGTGCCGCAGGAGCCGGCGCTGTTCAGCGGGACGGTGCGCGAGAACATCGCACTCGCGCGGCCCGGGGCGTCCCTCGCGGAGGTCGAGGCGGCGGCGCAGGCGGCGCACGCGGACGAGTTCGTCGCCCGGCTGCCGCAGGGCTACGACACCACGGTCGGGGAGCGGGGCGTGAAACTGTCGGGCGGGCAGCGGCAGCGGATCGCGATCGCGCGGGTGTTCTTGAAGGACCCGGCGGTGGTGATCCTCGACGAGGCGACGTCGTCGCTCGACACGGAGAGCGAGCGGCTGGTCGAGGAGGCGCTCGCGGAGCTGCTCGACGGGCGGACGACGCTGATCATCGCGCACCGGCTGTCGACCGTTAGGCGAGCGGACCGGGTCGTGGTGCTGGACGCCGGGCGGGTCGTGGAGGAGGGCACGCACGCGGAGCTCCTCGCGAGGGGGGGGCTGTACGCGCGGCTATACCAGGGGCAGTTCCGGGAAGAGGAGGTCGGCGCCGTCTGAGGCGTCGCGGGTGGAGCGTGTACGGGTAGGGCTACGGGTGCGGCGTGGGTGGGCGGGCACCCACCGGGCACGCTCGCCCAGCTCCGCCCCACCCGTCGCCTTTCCCGTTCACGGTCCGCCGCGACGTCCAGACGTTGGACTCACTTCGGGCCGAGCCTAACGCCGACCTCCACCGCCTGCCCCGGCCCCACCGTCACGCTCTGCACACTCCGCCCCGCCCGGTCGTGCCACGCGACCAGTCGGTACGTCCCGGGGGGCACCCCGTCGATGACGAACGCCCCCTGCCCGTCCGTCGTCGCGAAGTACGGGTGGTCGAACGCGAGCACCCACCCGCGGAGCCACGGCTGGAACTCCCCGCGCACCTCGACCGTGCCCGGCACCGCGACCACCCGCTCGCTCGGCACGACCTGCCCCGCGTCGGTCGTCGTGACGCGGAGGAGGACTGCGCCCGCAGTGTCGGCCCCCTCCCCTCCGCCCTCGACCCGCGTGAAGCGGAGGCGCGCGTCGAGCGCGTCGACCCCGTGCACGTTGAGCGCGCCGCCCGCGACCGCGGCGACGAGGCGGGGCTGCAGCTGGCAGCCGTCGAGTGCGAGTTCGGCGCGGCGCAGGTCGGGGAACGGTTTGCCCTCGCCGACGCCGACGAGCCAGACGACCGCCCCGGCGACCCCGCCGTTCTTCGTCTCGACCGCGGGCACGCGGACCGAGCGGCCGCAGGTTTGGACGTCGTCCGCGCTCGGCGTGACGGTGGTGTCGGGCGGCGCGGGGCCGTCGAGGCGGACCGTCCCCGTGATGCGTCCGGCATCGGCGGCAGGGCGGACGACGTACGCGGGGCGACTGGCCGCGAGTCCCGGGAGCGTCACGTCGGTCGGGACCGTCGCGCGCGCCGCACGCGGGGCGGCGTTCGGGCCGTGCGCGGGTTGCGACTCGCCGCGCGAGCAGGCGGAGAGGGAGGCCGCCAGTGAGGCGGACGCGACGAGCGGGCCGCGGACGCGCGCGGCGGTGAGGCGAACGGACACGAACGGACGAAAGGGGGAGCGCCGACGACCGCGGCGGGGCGTCTGGGCGGGTCGCGCAAACGTAGCGACGCGCGGGCGACGCGCGGGTTACCCCGCGCGGGTTACCCGACGGCCTCGCGCAGGACGGAGCCGAGTGTCGCGCGGTCGACCGGCATCGCGAAGAACGGCAGGCGGCGCAGGCGCGCGGCGTCGCGGACGTGGTCGGCCGCAACCGGCTCGCTGAACAGCACGACGCGCGCGCCGCTCTGTGCGGCGCGCGCGTGGAAGATGTCGGACCGCGCCTCGGCGCTCTCGCCGTCGAGGATGACGACGAGCGGGGCGCGCACGCGGCGGATCGCGTCGTCGTAGCGTTCGTCTGGCTCGGCGAACACGGGCTCGTACTGTTCCAGCTCGAGCAGCAGGCCGATGAGGGCGGCGATGACGCTCTCGCGCGCGAGGATCAGGACCTGTTGTTTCGCGGGAGGCCTCGCGATTCGCGGCATACGTCGGGGTGCGTGGCAGCGCGCGCGGCGGCGGTGGAGCCCGGGGACGGGTTCGGTGTGGCACGACGGAGTCAAGGTCCCGCTGCAATCCGTAGACCTTCGGGGCGCGACGTGGCCGGGCACGTCGCGCCCGGTCCTCGGCACGCGGTCGCATGCGACGCGCGATCCACGCGCGCTTTGACGCCCGAAAACCGCGGGTGTAAGTTGACGCCGCGAGTCAGATTGCCGCCGTCGTGCATCTGCGTCGTGCCGCCCGCCCCGCTCCGTCCCCCGCTTTTCCCGCCGCGCCGCGCCGTCATGATGGCCTTCGACTCGCGCTCGACACCGGAGCCGCGTACGATCTCCGAGGCGACCCGCGCGCTCCTCGCCGACGCCGTGCTCCGCGTCTGGAACGACCCCGCCCACTGGCGCCGCGAGGCGGAGGGGGCGCGGCCGCCCGCGGTGGGCGCGTCGCTCGCGCGCGCGCTCGACCACATGGTGGCCGAGGCGCACGACCGGGCGCTGCGCGCGGAGGAGGTGATCGTGGCGTTCAAGGACCTGCTCGCCACGCTCCCCGAGCTCAACGTCCCCGAGCGGCGGCTCGAGGCGACGCACTTCCGCGAGCGCCTCATCACGGAGTGCATCCGCGCCTACTACGCGCGCTAGCCCGGCCTCGTTAGGCCACCTCAGACGACGAGCAGGTCGCGCTGCGGCGCGGCGGGGGTGACGACCAGCTCCCCCGCCCCGACGTACGCGTTCACCTCCGAGCGCACGCCGACCTCGCCGGGCACGTAGACGCCCGGCTCGACCGAGAAGCCGACCCCCGGCACGAGCGCGCGCTCCTCGCGCGTCTCGAGGTTGTCGAGGTGCGGCCCCGCGCCGTGCAGGTCGTGCGCGTCGATCGAGTGGCCGGTGCGGTGCGTGAAGTAGGGGCCGAAGCCGCGCGCCGTGATCACCGCGCGCGCCGCGTCGTCGGCCTCCGCGCCGCGCACGACGGCGCCCGCGCGCACCCGCCCGGACAGGAGCGCGAGCGCCGCGTCGCGCGCGTCGCGCACCGCCTCCCACACCGCGACCGCGCGCCCCGCCGGCGCGCCTAACGCGCCGACCCACGTCTGGTCCGCGTAGGGCGCGCCCCCGTCGACGCCCGGCTCGCGCGCCCACAGGTCGACGAGCAGCAGCGCGCCCGCGGTGAGGGCGACCGGCCGGGCGGCCGAGGGCTCGTAGTGCGGGTCGGCCGCGTTCGCGCCTGCGGCGACGATCGGGCCGTGGTCGGCGTCGGTCTCGAGCCCGGCGCGCGCGAACGCGGCGCGGACCTCCGCGGCGACCTCGTGCTCGTACACCGGCGTGCCCGCGCGCACGCGCGCGCCCGCGCCGGCGATCGCCGCGCGCGCGACCGCCGCGACGTGCTCCGCGGCGCGCCGGTGCGCGGCGAGCTGCGCGGGCGTCCACACGGCGTAGAGCCCCGTGACGAGGTCGGCCGAGGTCGCGACCGTCGCGCCTAACGTGCGCACCATCTCCAGCACGCCGGCCGGGACGCGGTCGACGTAGGGCACCGCGTCGCCCGGCGAGTACTCCATCGCCACCCGCCGCCCCGCGACGAGCGCGCCGAGCGTCGCCTCGAGCGCGCGCCACGAGCTGTAGACCTCGCGCCGCCACGCGCCCGGCCAGCGCGCCCACGGGCCCTGCTCGATCGCGTGCGTGACCGCGACCGGCGTCCCCTCGCGCGGCACCCACCCGAACACGCGCCGCGTCACCATCCCGTCGAGCCCGAGGAGCCCGGCCGCGATCGGGTTGGTGCCGCGGAAGTCGTAGAGGAGCCAGCCGTCGAAGCCGGCGTCGGCGATCGCGGCCTGGAAGCGCGGAAGGGACTCGGGGGTCAGCATGGCGCGAAAATCTACGCCCCCCGGTCGCTCAGCCCCGCCACGCGGCGCGCCACTGGCAGCTCCCCTCGCCGCGCGCGGCGCACCGCACGTGCTCCACCCGCACGTGCTCCGCCCGGCCGCCCGCGGCGACGAGTAGCCGGAGCAGCTCGCCGAACCCGGTCTCGTAGTACGCACACTCCGCCCGCACGCCCGAGGTGCCAGCGGTGAGCGGCGCCGGCACTTCGAGCACGAGCGACCCGCCGACGCGTCGGACCGTGCCGCCGAAGTACCGGCGCGCGAGCCGGCGTACCTGCCGCAGCGCGAGTGGGCGCGCGACGACGTCGGGCAGCGTGCGGACCACGCGCCGCGTCGTGCGCGGGAGCGCCGCGTACGCCCCCGCGGCCCACCACTGGCCCGCCGACCGGAAGACGACCTCCGCGTCCGGCCGCCGCCCGATCAGCCGGGCGAGCGCGCCGACCTCGTCCACCCCGGTCCGCTGGTGGCGACGCTGCGCCTCGGTGTACCGGCGGATCTGCGCGTGGACGGTGTCGCTCAGCCCCAGGCGCTTGTTCCGCAACTCGG
The Gemmatimonadetes bacterium T265 genome window above contains:
- a CDS encoding ABC transporter ATP-binding protein; translated protein: MTEAASSPKRRLASPRPLARLAPLLRPYAGRLAVALVCLVVAAVAGLAFPAVVRWLLDAAFVARDRALLDRMALGLVVVFAVQGVCNYVQVLLLSGTAERVLAELRGALFAHLVRLSPAFYTERRTGELTSRLSADLTSLQTLMNTWVSEFARQVLFLVGGAVLLTRTDPHLTLTTLAVAPVVVAVAVVYGRALRKASTGVQDRLAAAGALADEAFSQIRTVQSFVREAEEARRYDALLGGIVSAALARVRVRAAFFGVVGFVAFAGVAAVLWEGGRRVLDGSLTAGALVSFLFYAFFIAAAVGSLASLFGNFQEAIGAAQRVFELLNERPTVAEPERPVPLPAGPGARGAVAFEGVHFRYGPELPEVLHGVTLRAAPGEVVALVGRSGAGKTTIGSLLPRFWDVTGGRVTLGGVDVRDLALGELRGAVGLVPQEPALFSGTVRENIALARPGASLAEVEAAAQAAHADEFVARLPQGYDTTVGERGVKLSGGQRQRIAIARVFLKDPAVVILDEATSSLDTESERLVEEALAELLDGRTTLIIAHRLSTVRRADRVVVLDAGRVVEEGTHAELLARGGLYARLYQGQFREEEVGAV